A region of Antedon mediterranea chromosome 8, ecAntMedi1.1, whole genome shotgun sequence DNA encodes the following proteins:
- the LOC140056424 gene encoding thymidine kinase 2, mitochondrial-like isoform X2 — MILFLSIPQFSEPLTHLLSGRVFTTLINGGFSQRKRLLSNISSVGPQYLWNRQQYHFSPRLYCHLSATSRHTRLGLLSKYSKTQFYSTRPSSTKGSNMFEKPIVVAVEGNIGSGKTVMLDFFEKNVPEVEILMEPVHKWRNYNGHNLLGMMYKDPERWSFTFQSYVQLTMAESHQTKQTKPVLMRERSIFGAKYCFVENLYECKKMSKAEYDVLTGWFDWIIENQKPKIDRIIYLRTTPENCQLRIKERSRNEESSIPIEYLQDLHQLHEDWLVNKTRFSLPAPVTVLDANLPLDQMFKLYTDDQNELLTVR; from the exons atgattttatttttatctattcCACAGTTTAGTGAGCCATTAACTCACTTACTATCTGGTCGtgtatttacaactttaataaacGGTGGTTTTTCCCAAAGAAAAAGGCTTTTATCGAATATTTCTAGTGTAGGCCCTCAATATTTGTGGAATCGTCAACAATATCATTTTTCTCCCCGACTTTATTGTCATCTTTCTGCAACATCCAGACACACAAGGCTGGGCCTATTATCAAAATATAGTAAGACGCAATTTTActcaactaggcctagtagtactaaaGGAAGTAATATGTTTGAAAAACCAATTGTT GTTGCCGTTGAAGGGAACATTGGTAGCGGTAAAACTGTTATGCTGGATTTCTTTGAGAAAAATGTTCCAGAAGTTGAAATATTGATGGAACCAGTACACAAATGGCGTAACTACAATGGACACAATTTACTA GGCATGATGTACAAAGACCCTGAAAGATGGAGTTTTACCTTCCAATCGTATGTTCAGTTAACAATGGCGGAAAGCCACCAGACAAAACAAACCAAACCAGTTCTGATGAGAGAACGCTCTATCTTTGGTGCCAAGTACTGCTTTGTAGAAAACTTATATGAATG taaaaagATGTCTAAAGCAGAATATGATGTGTTAACAGGCTGGTTTGATTGGATAATTGAAAATCAAAAACCAAAAATTGATAGAATAA TTTACTTAAGGACAACTCCAGAAAACTGTCAGCTCCGCATTAAGGAACGTTCACGTAATGAAGAAAGTAGTATTCCCATTGAGTATTTACAAGATCTTCATCAGCTACATGAGGATTGGTTGGTGAATAAAACAAGGTTTTCATTACCAGCACCAGTTACA GTATTAGATGCAAATTTACCACTTGACCAGATGTTCAAATTATACACTGATGATCAAAACGAACTCCTGACAGTCAGGTga
- the LOC140056068 gene encoding dehydrogenase/reductase SDR family member 4-like, translating to MMRQAALMFSRTAANLPKSAGIICTRYTSNMTAVPKARRLEGKVAIVTASTDGIGFSIARRLGQEGAHVVVSSRKENNVDKAVNQLKSENIKVSGMVCHVAKEEHRKRLINSTVEQQGGIDIFVSNAAVNPVFGPILDTTEEAWDKIFDVNVKATFLLIKDAVTQMEKRGGGSIVIVSSIGGYVPFELLGPYSVSKTALFGLTKALAPQCARLGIRVNALAPGIIKTKFSEALWNNKEALEETNKMIPIGRIGLPDECSGTVAFLCSDDSSYITGETMIVAGGMTARL from the exons ATGATGAGACAAGCTGCCCTTATGTTTTCACGAACTGCAGCAAATCTACCCAAAAGCGCTGGTATTATCTGTACACGGTACACATCAAATATGACCGCAGTTCCAAAGGCGAGGAGGCTAGAAGGAAAAGTAGCTATTGTCACGGCTTCAACAGATGG aatTGGGTTTTCAATAGCAAGACGCCTTGGTCAAGAAGGAGCACATGTTGTTGTGAGCAGTAGGAAAGAAAACAATGTAGACAAAGCAGTAAATCAACTGAAATCGGAAAACATTAAAGTTTCTGGAATGGTGTGCCATGTTGCAAAAGAAGAGCATCGAAAACGCCTTATAAATTCA ACAGTAGAACAACAAGGTGGAATTGACATATTTGTATCTAATGCTGCTGTTAATCCTGTTTTTGGACCAATACTTGAT ACCACCGAGGAAGCATGGGATAAG atttttgaTGTGAATGTAAAGGCCACATTTCTTTTGATCAAGGATGCTGTAACTCAGATGGAGAAGAGAGG tgGTGGTTCTATAGTTATAGTGTCATCTATTGGTGGATATGTTCCTTTTGAG cTACTAGGACCTTATTCAGTAAGCAAGACTGCCCTCTTTGGTTTAACCAAAGCTTTGGCTCCACAGTGTGCTCGTCTTGGAATACGAGTCAATGCTCTTGCACCTGGCATCATCAAAACAAAATTCAGCGAAGCA CTATGGAATAATAAAGAAGCTTTAGAAGAGACCAACAAAATGATTCCAATTGGAAG GATTGGTTTGCCTGATGAATGTTCCGGAACTGTAGCATTTCTTTGTTCTGATGATAGTTCATACATTACGGGAGAAACAATGATCGTAGCTGGAGGAATGACAGCTAGGCTATAA
- the LOC140056489 gene encoding thymidine kinase 2, mitochondrial-like: MSDSRNSKATICVEGNIGCGKTTMLEMFQEQVPYGVEVLTEPVSKWQNVRGHNTLGLMYEDPARWSFAFQSYLQLTMLQNHTCPTKQPLKLMERSLFSARHVFVENLYRSNKMSDAEYAIINEWFDWIFVNLNLNVDQIIYLRTSPQKCYERIKKRCRNEENCIPLEYLQQIHDLHEEWLIEGSTINTNSNVIVVDADQSLEQMEEIYFKDDAKILNYDHLIKVQS; this comes from the exons ATGTCAGATTCTAGAAACTCAAAAGCAACA atatgtGTTGAGGGAAACATCGGTTGCGGCAAGACCACAATGTTAGAAATGTTCCAAGAGCAAGTTCCCTATGGTGTAGAAGTTCTGACTGAACCTGTGTCCAAATGGCAAAATGTCAGAGGCCATAATACATTG GGTTTGATGTACGAAGATCCAGCGCGTTGGAGTTTTGCATTTCAGTCATACTTACAATTAACCATGTTACAAAACCACACATGTCCAACAAAGCAACCACTGAAACTAATGGAACGGTCACTGTTTAGTGCTAGACATGTGTTTGTAGAGAACTTGTACAGAAG CAATAAAATGTCAGATGCGGAATATGCCATAATCAATGAATGGTTTGATTGGATCTTTGTAAACTTGAACCTTAATGTTGACCAAATAA TCTACTTGAGAACTTCACCCCAGAAATGTTATGAAAGAATCAAAAAGCGTTGCCGGAATGAGGAAAACTGCATCCCGTTGGAATACCTACAACAGATCCATGACTTGCACGAGGAATGGCTAATAGAGGGTTCTACAATAAACACCAATTCAAACGTTATA gTAGTGGATGCAGATCAATCGTTGGAACAGATGGAAGAAATTTATTTCAAAGATGAtgctaaaatattaaattatgatcacctaataaaagTGCAATCctaa
- the LOC140056069 gene encoding dehydrogenase/reductase SDR family member 4-like isoform X2 yields MAAAPKARRLEGKVAIVTASTDGIGFSIARRLGQEGAHVVVSSRKENNVNKAVNQLKSEGIKVSGMVCHVAKEEHRKRLINSTVEQQGGIDIFVSNAAVNPVYGPILDTPEEAWDKIFDVNVKATFLLIKDAVTHMKKRGGSIVIVSSVGGYVPSELIGAYSVSKTALFGLTKALAPQCARLGIRVNGLAPGLIKTKFSEALWSNEKALKQSTKMLPIARIGLPDECAGAVAFLCSDDSTYITGETMIVAGGMTARL; encoded by the exons ATGGCTGCAGCTCCAAAGGCTAGAAGACTAGAAGGGAAAGTGGCCATTGTAACGGCTTCAACAGATGG aattGGGTTTTCAATAGCAAGACGCCTTGGTCAAGAAGGAGCACATGTTGTTGTGAGCAGTAGGAAagaaaacaatgtaaacaaagcAGTAAATCAATTGAAATCAGAGGGCATTAAAGTTTCTGGAATGGTGTGCCATGTTGCAAAAGAAGAGCATCGAAAACGCCTTATAAATTCA ACAGTAGAACAACAAGGTGGAATTGATATATTTGTATCTAATGCTGCTGTTAATCCTGTGTATGGTCCAATACTTGAT actcCTGAGGAAGCGTGGGATAAG atatttgATGTGAATGTAAAAGCAACATTTCTTTTGATTAAGGATGCTGTAACTCACATGAAGAAGAGAGG TGGTTCTATAGTGATAGTTTCATCTGTTGGTGGATATGTTCCTTCGGAG TTAATAGGTGCTTATTCAGTGAGCAAGACCGCTCTCTTTGGTTTAACCAAAGCTTTAGCCCCGCAGTGTGCTC GTCTTGGAATACGAGTCAACGGTCTTGCACCTGGACTTATCAAAACCAAGTTTAGCGAAGCA CTATGGAGTAATGAGAAAGCTTTAAAACAGTCTACCAAGATGTTACCGATAGCAAG AATTGGTTTGCCTGATGAATGTGCTGGAGCTGTAGCATTTCTTTGTTCTGATGATAGTACATACATTACGGGAGAAACAATGATCGTAGCTGGAGGAATGACAGCTAGGCtataa
- the LOC140056069 gene encoding dehydrogenase/reductase SDR family member 4-like isoform X1, whose translation MAAAPKARRLEGKVAIVTASTDGIGFSIARRLGQEGAHVVVSSRKENNVNKAVNQLKSEGIKVSGMVCHVAKEEHRKRLINSTVEQQGGIDIFVSNAAVNPVYGPILDTPEEAWDKIFDVNVKATFLLIKDAVTHMKKRGSGSIVIVSSVGGYVPSELIGAYSVSKTALFGLTKALAPQCARLGIRVNGLAPGLIKTKFSEALWSNEKALKQSTKMLPIARIGLPDECAGAVAFLCSDDSTYITGETMIVAGGMTARL comes from the exons ATGGCTGCAGCTCCAAAGGCTAGAAGACTAGAAGGGAAAGTGGCCATTGTAACGGCTTCAACAGATGG aattGGGTTTTCAATAGCAAGACGCCTTGGTCAAGAAGGAGCACATGTTGTTGTGAGCAGTAGGAAagaaaacaatgtaaacaaagcAGTAAATCAATTGAAATCAGAGGGCATTAAAGTTTCTGGAATGGTGTGCCATGTTGCAAAAGAAGAGCATCGAAAACGCCTTATAAATTCA ACAGTAGAACAACAAGGTGGAATTGATATATTTGTATCTAATGCTGCTGTTAATCCTGTGTATGGTCCAATACTTGAT actcCTGAGGAAGCGTGGGATAAG atatttgATGTGAATGTAAAAGCAACATTTCTTTTGATTAAGGATGCTGTAACTCACATGAAGAAGAGAGG TAGTGGTTCTATAGTGATAGTTTCATCTGTTGGTGGATATGTTCCTTCGGAG TTAATAGGTGCTTATTCAGTGAGCAAGACCGCTCTCTTTGGTTTAACCAAAGCTTTAGCCCCGCAGTGTGCTC GTCTTGGAATACGAGTCAACGGTCTTGCACCTGGACTTATCAAAACCAAGTTTAGCGAAGCA CTATGGAGTAATGAGAAAGCTTTAAAACAGTCTACCAAGATGTTACCGATAGCAAG AATTGGTTTGCCTGATGAATGTGCTGGAGCTGTAGCATTTCTTTGTTCTGATGATAGTACATACATTACGGGAGAAACAATGATCGTAGCTGGAGGAATGACAGCTAGGCtataa
- the LOC140056424 gene encoding thymidine kinase 2, mitochondrial-like isoform X1 gives MILFLSIPQFSEPLTHLLSGRVFTTLINGGFSQRKRLLSNISSVGPQYLWNRQQYHFSPRLYCHLSATSRHTRLGLLSKYSKTQFYSTRPSSTKGSNMFEKPIVVAVEGNIGSGKTVMLDFFEKNVPEVEILMEPVHKWRNYNGHNLLGMMYKDPERWSFTFQSYVQLTMAESHQTKQTKPVLMRERSIFGAKYCFVENLYECKKMSKAEYDVLTGWFDWIIENQKPKIDRIIYLRTTPENCQLRIKERSRNEESSIPIEYLQDLHQLHEDWLVNKTRFSLPAPVTARPERNHSRRQQSNFGCGVERETMLIF, from the exons atgattttatttttatctattcCACAGTTTAGTGAGCCATTAACTCACTTACTATCTGGTCGtgtatttacaactttaataaacGGTGGTTTTTCCCAAAGAAAAAGGCTTTTATCGAATATTTCTAGTGTAGGCCCTCAATATTTGTGGAATCGTCAACAATATCATTTTTCTCCCCGACTTTATTGTCATCTTTCTGCAACATCCAGACACACAAGGCTGGGCCTATTATCAAAATATAGTAAGACGCAATTTTActcaactaggcctagtagtactaaaGGAAGTAATATGTTTGAAAAACCAATTGTT GTTGCCGTTGAAGGGAACATTGGTAGCGGTAAAACTGTTATGCTGGATTTCTTTGAGAAAAATGTTCCAGAAGTTGAAATATTGATGGAACCAGTACACAAATGGCGTAACTACAATGGACACAATTTACTA GGCATGATGTACAAAGACCCTGAAAGATGGAGTTTTACCTTCCAATCGTATGTTCAGTTAACAATGGCGGAAAGCCACCAGACAAAACAAACCAAACCAGTTCTGATGAGAGAACGCTCTATCTTTGGTGCCAAGTACTGCTTTGTAGAAAACTTATATGAATG taaaaagATGTCTAAAGCAGAATATGATGTGTTAACAGGCTGGTTTGATTGGATAATTGAAAATCAAAAACCAAAAATTGATAGAATAA TTTACTTAAGGACAACTCCAGAAAACTGTCAGCTCCGCATTAAGGAACGTTCACGTAATGAAGAAAGTAGTATTCCCATTGAGTATTTACAAGATCTTCATCAGCTACATGAGGATTGGTTGGTGAATAAAACAAGGTTTTCATTACCAGCACCAGTTACA GCTAGGCCAGAACGAAACCATTCGAGAAGGCAGCAATCCAATTTTGGATGTGGAGTAGAGCGCGAGACTATGTTGATTTTTTAA
- the LOC140056497 gene encoding EKC/KEOPS complex subunit TP53RK-like: protein MTSSNMINQGAEARVYEGEFGGRSVIVKERFSKKYRHPTLDEKLTKKRMTQEARAIMRCKKAGIATPAIYFVNYETNQIYMENIKDSLTVKEYIQALQREGGKDEELNKLADKIGNILATMHNIDVIHGDLTTSNIMIKRPFEELGLVLIDFGLSHVSRLLEDKGVDLYVLERALLSTHPNTEVLFERMLHNYSKKSRQSKEVLAKLEEVRMRGRKRLMVG from the exons ATGACCTCTTCAAACATGATAAATCAAGGTGCAGAAGCTAGAGTTTATGAGGGCGAATTTGGTGGCCGTTCTGTTATTGTGAAAGAACGTTTTTCAAAGAAGTATCGACATCCGACTCTAGATGAAAAGCTAACCAAGAAGAGGATGACACAGGAAGCAAGGGCCATAATGCGGTGCAAGAAGGCTG GTATTGCTACTCCggctatttattttgtaaattatgaGACCAATCAGATTTATATGGAGAACATTAAGGATTCATTAACTGTAAAAGAGTACATTCAGGCTCTACAAAGAGAAGGTGGAAAGGATgaagaattaaataaattggcaGACAAAATTGGCAACATCCTGGCAACCATGCATAACATTGATGTAATCCATGGTGACCTGACGACGTCGAATATAATGATAAAAAGACCTTTCGAAGAATTGGGCCTTGTACTTATTGATTTTGGTCTCAGTCATGTGTCTAGGCTTTTGGAAGATAAGGGCGTTGATTTGTATGTCCTAGAGAGGGCGTTGTTAAGTACACATCCAAATACAGAGGTATTATTTGAACGTATGTTGCATAATTATAGCAAGAAATCAAGGCAATCAAAGGAAGTTCTTGCTAAGTTAGAGGAGGTTCGAATGAGAGGAAGAAAGCGTCTTATGGTTGGATGA
- the LOC140056495 gene encoding polyunsaturated fatty acid 5-lipoxygenase-like, giving the protein MGGKESKQCQYEVVVKTIDQKFAGTDDDILLTLINSNGKKSKAFNLDVQYRDDFEEGQRNTFELTEFHDFGSIEKIEITLKRTVIGAICGRKDYWGLEWILIADKVERKIYEFPVNRWMVSGETKRWARYDTCLPQHDTEIDQRKRELVLMRDTYKFHALFPGVTPLLQNLPFEEKPDGSMIKNLLVENEMAAKLISCTTKPFTSLAEMDSVYKYCYSKPAAFDHWRSDSYFGRLQLTGGNPTRLRLCTKIPEYFGVTDNMVKPSMKDVTLEKAIQEKRLFISDYADLENVSNLHAPICLYYVNDAEDLVPVAIQLRHTKSPTNPVFVPSDPEYTWIIAKLWFGVVDSNYHEICAHLSFTHFILETITIAIHRHLSPSHPLSRLVKPHIEKVLNTNWLGRKLLLDPESGFFEKSFKAGAEDASKLIKHTLSNWSFKKNGMLPNDLKERGLFDPKILPKFYYRDDGLLIWNAIRSYVYRVAENFYDSQEEIENDNELHLFRHTLTKSVESGGCGLKDVPGDDNAGITDLEQIVDIFTTTIFISSAYHAAVNFPTYEQCAFTPNFPLNLRGSIPNNKKPRTELDVIRTLPTKDDTLKIMTLTQALSTFKSSSLGNFDVQYMYNRACVDALKEFRSELKKVAGIIDQRNRLRTVSYTVLHPDNIPNTIAV; this is encoded by the exons ATGGGAGGCAAGGAATCAAAACAATGCCAATACGAAGTTGTTGTTAAGACAATCGACCAAAAGTTCGCTGGTACAGATGATGATATTCTACTAACGTTGATCAACTCAAATGGAAAAAAGTCAAAAGCCTTTAATCTCGATGTCCAATATCGAGATGACTTCGAAGAAGGGCAACGGAACACATTTGAGTTGACAGAATTTCATGACTTTGGTTCGATTGAGAAAATTGAAATAACCTTGAAGAGAACAGTAATAGGTGCCATTTGCGGAAGGAAAGATTACTGGGGGTTGGAGTGGATTTTGATTGCTGATAAAGTTGAGAGGAAGATATATGAGTTCCCTGTAAACAGATGGATGGTGTCAGGTGAAACAAAAAG atgGGCCAGATATGATACCTGCTTACCTCAGCACGATACTGAGATTGACCAACGAAAAAGAGAACTTGTTTTGATGAGAGACACTTACAAGTTCCACGCACTGTTTCCAGGCGTCACACCATTG ttaCAAAATCTGCCATTTGAAGAGAAACCTGATGGG TCAATGATTAAAAACTTGCTTGTTGAAAATGAAATGGCAGCTAAGCTAATCAGTTGTACTACAAAACCGTTCACATCGCTTGCAGAAATGGATAGTGTTTACAAATATTGCTACTCAAAACCTGCG GCATTTGACCATTGGCGATCTGACAGTTACTTCGGCCGACTACAGTTGACTGGTGGTAATCCAACCAGATTACGTCTGTGTACCAAAATTCCAGAATA TTTTGGGGTAACCGACAACATGGTAAAGCCTTCCATGAAAGATGTTACTTTGGAAAAAGCTATACAGGAAAAAAGATTGTTTATTAGTGATTACGCAGATCTCGAAAATGTTAGCAAC TTACATGCTCCGATTTGTCTGTACTACGTTAATGATGCCGAGGATTTGGTACCGGTGGCCATTCAGCTCAGACACACCAAGTCGCCGACAAATCCT gTATTTGTTCCGAGTGATCCTGAATATACCTGGATAATTGCTAAACTTTGGTTCGGTGTTGTTGATTCCAACTACCACGAGATATGCGCTCATTTATCGTTTACCCATTTTATCCTGGAAACTATTACCATTGCCATACATCGCCATCTGTCACCTTCCCATCCTCTCTCAAGACTCGTCAAGCCGCATATTGAAAAAGTCTTGAACACTAACTG GCTTGGACGCAAGCTCTTGTTGGATCCAGAGTCTGGTTTCTTTGAAAAATCATTCAAAGCCGGCGCAGAAGATGCTTCAAAACTCATTAAACATACCTTGTCAAACTGGTCGTTCAAAAAGAATGGAATGCTGCCAAACGACCTGAAAGAACGTGGTTTGTTTGACCCAAAGATTCTGCCAAAATTCTACTACAGAGACGATGGTCTTCTGATCTGGAATGCCATTCGAAGCTATGTTTATCGGGTTGCTGAGAATTTTTACG ATAGCCaagaagaaattgaaaatgacaACGAATTACATCTTTTCAGACACACTTTAACAAAGTCTGTAGAAAGCGGTGGATGTGGACTGAAG GATGTGCCTGGAGATGACAATGCTGGAATAACCGATTTGGAGCAAATTGTTGACATATTTACcacaacaatatttatttcttctGCCTACCACGCAGCCGTTAACTTTCCGACGTATGAACAATGCGCTTTTACACCAAATTTTCCATTGAACTTACGAGGAAGTATTCCAaacaataag AAACCTCGAACTGAACTTGATGTTATAAGAACACTACCTACTAAAGATGATACGTTGAAAATAATGACCTTAACTCAAGCGTTAAGCACGTTCAAATCTAGCAGTCTTGGGAACTTcgatgtacagtatatgtataaCAGGGCCTGTGTCGATGCATTGAAAGA ATTTAGATCCGAGTTGAAGAAAGTTGCCGGGATCATTGATCAACGAAATCGTCTTCGAACTGTTTCTTACACTGTCCTTCATCCAGATAATATACCAAATACAATTGCCGTCTAA